The following proteins come from a genomic window of Diorhabda carinulata isolate Delta chromosome X, icDioCari1.1, whole genome shotgun sequence:
- the LOC130900528 gene encoding calmodulin-alpha isoform X1 — MADQLTEEQIAEFKEAFSLFDKDGDGTITTKELGTVMRSLGQNPTEAELQDMINEVDADGNGTIDFPEFLTMMARKMKDTDSEEEIREAFRVFDKDGNGFISAAELRHVMTNLGEKLTDEEVDEMIREADIDGDGQVNYEEFIKTHLLAK, encoded by the exons ATg GCTGACCAACTCACCGAAGAACAAATTGCCGAATTCAAAGAAGCATTCTCACTGTTCGATAAAGACGGCGATGGTACAATTACTACTAAAGAATTAGGTACTGTAATGAGATCTCTAGGACAAAATCCAACTGAAGCCGAATTACAGGATATGATTAATGAAGTAGATGCTGATG GTAACGGCACGATCGATTTCCCAGAATTTTTAACGATGATGGCGCGTAAAATGAAAGACACAGACAGTGAAGAAGAAATTCGTGAAGCATTCCGAGTATTCGATAAGGACGGTAACGGTTTTATTTCCGCAGCAGAATTGCGTCACGTCATGACCAATTTGGGTGAAAAATTGACGGACGAAGAAGTCGACGAAATGATCAGGGAGGCCGACATCGACGGTGACGGTCAAGTCAATTACGAAG
- the LOC130900528 gene encoding calmodulin isoform X2 encodes MADQLTEEQIAEFKEAFSLFDKDGDGTITTKELGTVMRSLGQNPTEAELQDMINEVDADGNGTIDFPEFLTMMARKMKDTDSEEEIREAFRVFDKDGNGFISAAELRHVMTNLGEKLTDEEVDEMIREADIDGDGQVNYEEFVTMMTSK; translated from the exons ATg GCTGACCAACTCACCGAAGAACAAATTGCCGAATTCAAAGAAGCATTCTCACTGTTCGATAAAGACGGCGATGGTACAATTACTACTAAAGAATTAGGTACTGTAATGAGATCTCTAGGACAAAATCCAACTGAAGCCGAATTACAGGATATGATTAATGAAGTAGATGCTGATG GTAACGGCACGATCGATTTCCCAGAATTTTTAACGATGATGGCGCGTAAAATGAAAGACACAGACAGTGAAGAAGAAATTCGTGAAGCATTCCGAGTATTCGATAAGGACGGTAACGGTTTTATTTCCGCAGCAGAATTGCGTCACGTCATGACCAATTTGGGTGAAAAATTGACGGACGAAGAAGTCGACGAAATGATCAGGGAGGCCGACATCGACGGTGACGGTCAAGTCAATTACGAAG